A genomic window from Flintibacter sp. KGMB00164 includes:
- a CDS encoding C40 family peptidase, with translation MTRDGAVSVNLVTGETTHPSDRTPEQDHSASGDTAGAAGKVVDRAELHREQAAAKKKLRKQRKAYRDGEAAAGRPSSRLQFSEADQAKPELQGAIRKSDKAADRLDAARDAIPNKSPGKPHANPLSRPIQEAGAAIHGKVREVEQENSGVQSGHLGERGIEKAVGYGNRRVQNWRAERKLKPWKDAAKAEQAAVKANADFYYRKTVAENPQLASNPISRLWQKRKLQKQYAAAYRAAGKTAQARKTAEATAKAAKKTAQESKRTALLLKRHWKGALIVGGIGLLLVMLLGSLQSCSSMFGGGVSNIMASSYLSEDADMLAAEEAYCAKEDELREYLDTYEATHDYDEYHFDMDEIEHDPYVLISILSALHEGVFTIDQVQGDLQTLFDKQYILTETVTTETRYRTETRTDSEGNTYTVRVPYTWTICTVTLENFDLSHVPVYMMGEEQLSLYATYMSTLGNRPDLFPSSGYVNKYIENPPTAWEIPAEYLTDERFNTLITEAEKYLGYPYVWGGSSPSTSFDCSGFVSYVLTNSGLCNTGRLGAQGLYNISTPVSDPQPGDLVFFVGTYDTSGVSHVGIYVGDGMMLHCGDPIQYSNLNTSYWQSHFYAYGRPPYS, from the coding sequence ATGACCCGTGACGGGGCGGTATCCGTCAATCTGGTCACGGGCGAAACCACCCATCCCTCTGACCGGACACCGGAGCAGGACCATTCCGCCTCCGGCGATACGGCGGGCGCCGCTGGAAAAGTGGTGGACCGTGCGGAACTGCACCGGGAACAGGCAGCAGCCAAAAAGAAGCTCCGGAAACAGCGCAAGGCCTATCGGGATGGCGAGGCGGCAGCGGGCCGCCCATCCTCCCGATTGCAGTTTTCCGAGGCGGATCAGGCCAAACCGGAGTTGCAAGGGGCCATCCGCAAGTCGGACAAGGCGGCGGACCGACTGGATGCCGCCAGGGACGCGATTCCCAATAAGAGTCCGGGAAAGCCCCACGCCAATCCGCTGTCCCGCCCCATTCAGGAGGCAGGCGCAGCGATTCACGGCAAGGTCCGGGAGGTGGAGCAGGAAAATTCCGGCGTCCAGTCGGGCCACCTGGGAGAACGCGGCATTGAGAAGGCTGTGGGCTACGGAAACCGCCGTGTCCAGAACTGGCGGGCGGAACGCAAACTGAAACCCTGGAAGGATGCAGCAAAGGCGGAGCAGGCAGCGGTCAAGGCCAATGCGGATTTCTACTATCGGAAAACCGTGGCGGAGAACCCCCAGCTTGCATCCAATCCCATCTCCCGCCTGTGGCAGAAACGGAAGCTGCAAAAGCAATATGCGGCGGCATACCGGGCGGCGGGCAAGACCGCCCAGGCCAGGAAAACAGCGGAGGCCACGGCAAAAGCGGCCAAGAAAACCGCCCAGGAGTCCAAGCGCACCGCCCTTCTCCTGAAACGGCATTGGAAGGGCGCGCTGATCGTGGGCGGCATCGGCCTTCTGCTGGTGATGCTGCTGGGCTCCCTGCAATCCTGTTCCTCCATGTTCGGCGGCGGGGTGTCCAATATCATGGCATCTTCCTATCTATCTGAGGATGCCGATATGCTGGCGGCGGAAGAAGCCTACTGCGCCAAAGAGGATGAATTGCGGGAGTACCTGGATACCTACGAGGCCACCCACGACTATGACGAGTATCACTTCGACATGGACGAGATCGAGCACGACCCCTATGTGCTGATCTCCATTCTGTCGGCGCTCCATGAAGGGGTGTTCACCATCGACCAGGTACAGGGCGACCTTCAAACCCTCTTTGACAAGCAATACATCCTCACCGAAACTGTGACCACGGAGACCCGCTATCGGACGGAAACAAGGACGGACAGCGAGGGCAACACCTATACGGTTCGGGTGCCCTATACCTGGACCATCTGCACCGTCACGCTGGAAAACTTCGACCTCTCCCATGTGCCGGTCTACATGATGGGCGAGGAACAGCTTTCCTTGTACGCCACCTATATGTCCACCCTGGGCAACCGCCCCGATCTGTTCCCGTCCTCCGGGTATGTGAACAAGTACATTGAGAACCCGCCCACCGCCTGGGAGATTCCCGCTGAATACCTGACGGACGAGCGGTTCAACACCCTTATCACCGAGGCGGAAAAATACCTGGGATACCCTTATGTGTGGGGCGGCAGCAGCCCCAGCACTTCTTTCGATTGCAGCGGCTTCGTCAGCTATGTGCTGACCAACAGCGGCCTGTGCAATACCGGACGGCTGGGCGCCCAGGGACTCTACAACATTTCCACCCCGGTATCCGACCCCCAGCCCGGCGATCTGGTGTTCTTCGTGGGCACCTACGATACCAGCGGCGTGTCCCATGTGGGCATTTATGTCGGCGACGGGATGATGCTGCATTGCGGTGACCCCATCCAGTATTCCAACCTGAACACAAGCTACTGGCAGTCCCATTTCTACGCATACGGCAGACCGCCGTACAGCTGA
- a CDS encoding phosphoadenosine phosphosulfate reductase has translation MNMVSYGGGANSTALLIGLHQHRIPVDLILFADTGAEHPHTYAYLEVMDSWLKGHGMPPITRVCKTTRDGKRLTLEDECLQSCSLPSIAYGFKRCSLKHKIGPQEKFCNHYPPCRRTWAAGKRVVKFIGYDAGEGYRSDKVLLGDLADRKYSKWYPLMEWGWTRDDCIRQIEAAGLPQPGKSSCFFCPSMKPDEITTLREQHPDLFRRALALEDNARQTLKTVKGLGRNYSWRERFGKEFCTYGNG, from the coding sequence ATCAACATGGTTTCCTACGGGGGCGGCGCCAACAGCACCGCCCTTTTGATTGGGCTGCACCAGCACCGTATCCCGGTGGACCTGATCCTCTTTGCGGATACGGGGGCAGAGCATCCCCACACCTATGCCTATCTGGAGGTGATGGATTCCTGGCTGAAGGGCCACGGGATGCCGCCCATCACCAGAGTGTGTAAGACCACCCGTGACGGGAAACGGCTGACGCTGGAGGATGAATGTCTGCAAAGTTGCAGCCTACCGTCCATTGCCTACGGCTTCAAGCGGTGTTCCCTGAAACACAAGATCGGGCCACAGGAAAAGTTCTGCAACCATTACCCGCCATGCCGCCGAACCTGGGCGGCAGGCAAGCGGGTGGTCAAGTTCATCGGCTACGACGCGGGCGAGGGCTACCGCAGCGACAAGGTGCTGCTGGGAGACCTAGCCGACCGAAAATACAGCAAGTGGTATCCCCTGATGGAATGGGGATGGACACGGGACGATTGCATCCGGCAGATTGAGGCGGCAGGGCTGCCCCAGCCGGGAAAATCGTCCTGTTTTTTCTGCCCCAGTATGAAACCCGACGAGATCACCACCCTGCGGGAGCAGCATCCCGATTTGTTCCGCCGTGCTCTGGCGCTGGAGGACAACGCCCGGCAAACCCTGAAAACGGTCAAGGGCCTGGGGCGGAACTATTCCTGGAGAGAACGATTTGGAAAGGAGTTTTGCACATATGGCAACGGTTGA
- a CDS encoding DUF4315 family protein — protein MATVEKIRKDIEKTKEKISTQQKRLRELEAQLTEEENLEIVRMVKAVRMDNKELTAFLKAYASGLITLPDGMMEAEAAADPDDADVEGMEDGEDEA, from the coding sequence ATGGCAACGGTTGAGAAGATTCGCAAAGACATTGAAAAGACGAAGGAGAAGATTTCCACCCAGCAGAAGCGCCTTCGGGAACTGGAGGCGCAGCTCACCGAGGAAGAAAATCTGGAGATCGTCCGCATGGTCAAGGCGGTGCGCATGGACAACAAGGAACTGACCGCCTTCCTGAAGGCCTACGCCAGCGGCCTTATCACCTTGCCCGATGGGATGATGGAGGCGGAGGCAGCGGCGGACCCTGATGACGCGGATGTGGAAGGAATGGAGGATGGTGAAGATGAAGCGTAA
- a CDS encoding DUF4366 domain-containing protein: protein MKRNRVFRLLASLTVVVLCMTAFSVTAFAGGGDGDYYTGEPAETTPEPTEEPATGGMEPEGQPLTPEGNATLVDDYYGDKQLITVTTKAGNYFYILIDRANEDKETAVHFLNQVDEADLMALMEDGQTEEQPAVCTCVEKCQAGAVNTACPVCAVNMSECAGKTPEVGPEPEPEPEKESGSGGALVLILLLAALGGGGAFAYIKFIKPKQSAKVSADPDDYEFEDEEYENEDVPEQEEQEEQN from the coding sequence ATGAAGCGTAACAGAGTTTTTCGCCTCTTGGCGTCCCTGACGGTGGTGGTCCTGTGCATGACCGCCTTCTCCGTCACCGCCTTTGCGGGCGGCGGGGATGGCGACTACTACACCGGGGAACCCGCCGAGACGACGCCGGAACCCACCGAAGAACCTGCCACCGGAGGCATGGAGCCGGAGGGGCAGCCCCTGACCCCGGAGGGCAACGCCACGCTGGTAGACGACTATTACGGCGACAAGCAGCTTATCACCGTGACCACCAAAGCGGGCAATTATTTTTACATCCTGATCGACCGGGCAAACGAGGACAAGGAGACCGCCGTTCACTTCTTGAACCAGGTGGATGAAGCCGACCTGATGGCGCTGATGGAAGATGGGCAGACGGAGGAACAACCCGCGGTCTGCACCTGCGTCGAGAAATGCCAGGCCGGTGCGGTGAATACCGCCTGTCCGGTCTGCGCGGTGAATATGAGCGAGTGCGCCGGAAAAACGCCGGAGGTGGGGCCGGAGCCCGAACCAGAGCCGGAGAAGGAGTCCGGCAGCGGCGGCGCCCTGGTGCTGATCCTGCTGCTGGCGGCCCTGGGCGGCGGCGGAGCCTTTGCCTACATCAAGTTCATCAAGCCCAAGCAGAGTGCAAAGGTCAGCGCCGACCCGGACGATTATGAGTTCGAGGACGAGGAATACGAAAACGAGGACGTTCCTGAACAGGAAGAACAGGAGGAACAGAATTGA
- a CDS encoding type IA DNA topoisomerase produces MSKLVICEKPSVAKSIASALGVTSRADGYFEGNGYLISWCIGHLVGLADAAAYDDRYKKWQYEDLPILPNPFRYVVSEEKTAQFHILRSLMERPDVTELVNACDAGREGELIFRLVYEAAGCSKPFSRLWISSMEDAAIREGFADLRPGGDYDPLYQSALCRQKADWLIGVNASRLFSVLYHRTLNVGRVQTPTLAMLADRDSKIVLFHKEKYHHVRLALEGAEAVSDRIVSTEDAQAIRDTCDGQRAVCVSLVREKKTEKPPKLYDLTTLQREANRVFGYTAKQTLDYAQSLYEKKLLTYPRTDSRYLTGDMAETASVALHLAARVPPFDACPEFFPDVAALVNDKEVSDHHALIPTLELEKADVPALPVGERNILLLVCGKLLCAAAEPFVYEAVTATFDCGGHIFTAKGKQVLSQGWRAIQEVFRSSLKEKPEDEDAEHDLPSLTEGQVFEPVSASVTEHFTSPPKPYTEDTLLSAMENAGKEDMPDEAERKGLGTPATRAAIIEKLVSGGFVERKGKNLIPTKAGVNLVTVLPELLTSPKLTADWEQRLNEVAKGQASPEDFMDEIKAMAAELVRKYSHISEDGQKLFQPERETVGLCPRCGKPVYEGKKNFACSDRACQFVMWKNDRFWTSRRKEMTRKMAADLLKKGRTSVKGMWSEKKDSTYDAVVILDDTGGKYVNFKLEFPKRKDGVHGKK; encoded by the coding sequence TTGAGCAAATTGGTGATCTGCGAAAAACCGAGTGTAGCAAAAAGTATCGCGTCGGCCCTGGGTGTCACATCCAGGGCCGATGGCTATTTTGAAGGAAATGGGTATCTCATTTCCTGGTGTATCGGGCATCTGGTGGGGCTGGCAGACGCGGCCGCCTACGATGACCGCTACAAGAAGTGGCAGTATGAGGACCTTCCCATCCTGCCCAACCCCTTCCGCTATGTGGTGTCCGAGGAAAAGACCGCCCAGTTCCACATTCTCCGTTCCCTGATGGAACGCCCCGATGTGACAGAGCTGGTCAACGCCTGCGACGCAGGACGCGAGGGTGAGCTAATCTTCCGGCTGGTCTATGAGGCCGCCGGATGTTCCAAGCCTTTCTCCCGCCTCTGGATTTCTTCGATGGAGGACGCGGCGATCCGGGAGGGCTTTGCCGATCTGCGCCCCGGCGGGGACTATGACCCGCTGTATCAGTCGGCGCTTTGCCGCCAAAAGGCGGACTGGCTCATTGGTGTCAATGCAAGCCGCCTGTTCTCCGTCCTCTACCATCGCACTCTGAATGTGGGGCGGGTACAGACACCCACCTTGGCGATGCTGGCCGACCGGGACAGCAAGATCGTCCTGTTCCACAAGGAGAAATACCATCATGTGCGGCTGGCGCTGGAGGGAGCCGAGGCAGTCAGTGACCGCATTGTTTCCACGGAGGACGCCCAGGCCATCCGGGATACCTGTGACGGGCAGCGGGCCGTGTGTGTATCCCTGGTGCGGGAGAAAAAGACGGAGAAGCCGCCCAAGCTGTACGACCTGACCACCTTGCAGCGGGAGGCAAACCGGGTGTTCGGCTACACGGCCAAGCAAACCCTGGACTACGCCCAGTCGCTCTATGAAAAGAAGCTGCTGACCTATCCCCGCACGGACAGCCGGTATCTGACTGGCGACATGGCGGAGACCGCCTCCGTGGCCCTGCATCTGGCGGCACGGGTGCCGCCCTTCGACGCCTGCCCGGAGTTTTTCCCCGATGTTGCGGCGCTGGTGAACGACAAGGAGGTATCCGACCACCACGCCCTGATTCCCACTCTGGAGCTGGAAAAGGCGGATGTGCCTGCGCTGCCTGTGGGCGAGCGAAATATCCTTCTGCTGGTCTGCGGCAAGCTGCTGTGTGCGGCGGCGGAACCTTTCGTGTATGAGGCGGTCACGGCCACCTTTGACTGCGGCGGACATATCTTCACGGCAAAGGGAAAACAGGTGCTTTCCCAGGGCTGGAGGGCTATCCAGGAGGTGTTCCGTTCCTCCCTGAAGGAGAAGCCGGAGGATGAAGATGCCGAGCATGACCTTCCGTCCTTGACCGAGGGGCAGGTCTTTGAGCCGGTCTCTGCCTCCGTCACCGAGCACTTCACTTCGCCTCCCAAGCCCTACACCGAGGACACCCTTCTGTCGGCCATGGAGAACGCGGGCAAGGAAGATATGCCGGACGAGGCAGAGCGCAAGGGCCTGGGCACCCCCGCGACAAGGGCGGCCATCATCGAAAAGCTGGTGTCCGGCGGATTTGTGGAGCGCAAGGGCAAGAATCTGATCCCCACAAAGGCAGGTGTCAATCTGGTCACGGTGTTGCCGGAGCTGCTGACATCTCCCAAGCTCACAGCGGATTGGGAGCAGCGGTTGAACGAGGTGGCAAAGGGTCAGGCGTCGCCGGAGGACTTCATGGACGAGATCAAGGCGATGGCGGCGGAGCTGGTGCGAAAATACTCCCACATTTCCGAGGATGGGCAAAAGCTGTTCCAGCCAGAGAGGGAGACGGTGGGCCTCTGCCCCCGCTGCGGCAAGCCGGTCTATGAGGGCAAGAAGAACTTCGCCTGTTCGGACCGGGCCTGCCAGTTTGTCATGTGGAAGAATGACCGTTTCTGGACCAGCCGCCGCAAGGAAATGACCCGGAAGATGGCGGCCGACCTTCTGAAAAAGGGCCGTACCTCCGTCAAGGGAATGTGGTCGGAGAAGAAAGACTCCACCTATGACGCCGTGGTGATCCTGGACGATACCGGCGGCAAGTATGTCAATTTCAAGCTGGAGTTTCCCAAACGAAAGGATGGTGTTCATGGCAAAAAGTAA
- a CDS encoding antirestriction protein ArdA: MPHYDYDKDYPFAAFITNLGKYNEGALVGEWVKFPTTAEELKKVFERIGIGAKDDFGQTYEEWFITDYDCYVDGLYDLLGEYANLDELNYLASKLDGMSQDEYERFQAAMEIGDHTGSIQELINLTENLDCYDIYPNIHDHDDLGRYYIEELDAMQVPEHLCNYIDYEAYGRDIALEESGQFTDLGYVRDTGDSFHEYYDGERGSIPEEYRVMTFQDDIPEEEISEWVMDLAYDMDEFFRQHDPQYAAEHPEEHAAKEEIYENLSDCRIASLEEKLKALGQTPEDYLPSELEKFKEAVGYEAYLDVDPQVIREAIENPDQSHVDEMLAFAEQANREYEAELYGQQAAPTPDDRETGETVRTPRGTFHVTDMSREQMEAAGYGFHHESEDGKYLIMANGSRAFAIPSGAAPEHTAPEKLTVLVVEPMKEPYVKKIDPGLHALQAEVGGDIAASYPFDDPVGLVLNDEGKLIGLDLNRSLRDEHGEIYDIVAGTFLVVGLGPESFASLPPDMIQKYTEQFKRPELFASINGQIVSVPVEPENSLRTAEMTLEDDYGMIDGIINNGRRGEELEKAQAEARRTTPEKKPSIRERLEDAKRECAERKSPDKPAPQKNPPELGNL, translated from the coding sequence ATGCCCCATTATGACTATGACAAAGATTATCCCTTTGCCGCCTTCATCACCAACCTGGGCAAGTACAACGAGGGCGCCCTTGTGGGCGAATGGGTAAAGTTTCCCACCACGGCGGAGGAACTGAAAAAGGTCTTTGAACGCATCGGGATCGGTGCGAAAGACGACTTCGGGCAGACCTATGAGGAATGGTTCATCACGGACTACGACTGCTATGTGGATGGCCTCTATGACCTGCTGGGCGAGTACGCCAACCTGGACGAGCTGAACTATTTAGCCTCCAAACTGGACGGTATGAGCCAGGATGAATATGAGCGGTTCCAGGCGGCCATGGAGATCGGCGACCACACGGGCAGCATCCAGGAACTTATCAACCTGACGGAGAACCTGGACTGCTACGATATTTACCCCAACATCCACGATCACGATGATCTGGGCCGGTATTACATCGAGGAACTGGACGCCATGCAGGTGCCGGAGCATCTGTGCAATTACATCGACTATGAGGCCTACGGACGGGACATCGCCCTGGAGGAAAGCGGCCAGTTCACCGACCTGGGCTATGTGCGGGATACTGGGGATAGTTTCCATGAGTATTACGATGGTGAGCGCGGTAGCATCCCGGAGGAATACCGGGTGATGACCTTCCAGGACGACATCCCCGAAGAAGAAATTTCGGAATGGGTCATGGACCTTGCCTACGACATGGACGAGTTTTTCCGGCAGCACGACCCGCAGTATGCCGCCGAGCACCCGGAGGAACACGCGGCAAAGGAAGAAATCTACGAGAACCTTTCTGATTGCCGCATTGCCTCTCTGGAAGAAAAGCTGAAGGCGTTGGGCCAGACCCCGGAGGACTACCTTCCCTCCGAGTTGGAGAAGTTCAAGGAGGCTGTGGGCTACGAGGCATATTTGGATGTGGACCCGCAGGTGATTCGGGAGGCCATCGAAAACCCGGATCAGTCCCATGTGGACGAGATGCTGGCCTTTGCGGAACAGGCAAACCGGGAGTATGAGGCGGAGTTGTACGGGCAGCAAGCGGCGCCCACCCCGGATGACCGAGAGACCGGCGAGACGGTGCGGACCCCCAGGGGCACCTTCCATGTGACGGATATGAGCCGGGAACAGATGGAGGCGGCTGGATACGGTTTTCACCACGAGTCCGAGGACGGGAAGTATCTCATCATGGCCAACGGAAGCCGCGCCTTTGCCATCCCCAGTGGAGCCGCCCCCGAACATACCGCGCCGGAGAAGCTGACCGTCCTGGTAGTAGAGCCCATGAAGGAACCCTATGTGAAGAAGATCGATCCCGGCCTCCATGCGCTGCAAGCGGAGGTGGGCGGCGATATTGCCGCCTCCTATCCCTTTGACGATCCGGTGGGGCTGGTGCTGAACGACGAAGGCAAGCTCATCGGCCTGGACCTAAACCGTTCCCTCAGGGACGAGCATGGGGAGATTTACGACATTGTGGCGGGCACCTTCCTGGTGGTGGGCCTGGGGCCGGAAAGTTTCGCGTCCCTGCCCCCGGACATGATCCAGAAGTACACCGAGCAATTCAAGCGGCCGGAGCTGTTCGCCAGCATCAACGGGCAGATCGTGTCCGTTCCCGTGGAGCCGGAAAACTCGCTGCGCACGGCGGAAATGACCCTGGAGGACGACTATGGGATGATCGACGGGATCATTAACAACGGCCGCCGTGGGGAAGAATTGGAGAAAGCCCAGGCCGAGGCTCGCAGGACCACGCCGGAGAAAAAGCCCTCTATTCGGGAGCGGCTGGAGGACGCAAAACGGGAGTGCGCGGAACGGAAAAGCCCGGACAAGCCCGCCCCGCAGAAGAATCCACCGGAGCTGGGCAACTTATGA
- a CDS encoding helix-turn-helix transcriptional regulator, whose protein sequence is MEIEEIFAKNVRLQRDRLGLTQEELAERCFQIEEDALANRSYISDIENCRRNITLDKIGKLAKALGVQPYKLFLTKDIDEKL, encoded by the coding sequence ATGGAAATTGAAGAGATTTTCGCAAAGAATGTTCGACTCCAAAGAGATCGTCTTGGGCTAACCCAAGAAGAACTGGCCGAGAGATGTTTCCAAATTGAAGAGGATGCGTTAGCAAACCGATCCTATATCAGTGATATCGAAAATTGTCGTCGCAACATAACACTTGACAAGATTGGAAAACTGGCCAAAGCCTTGGGCGTACAACCGTATAAACTTTTTCTAACGAAGGATATCGACGAAAAACTATGA